The proteins below come from a single Fastidiosipila sanguinis genomic window:
- a CDS encoding Cna B-type domain-containing protein encodes MSKIKKYSLISVISVVLGLLLVFGSTTLNAEAQGTAEAFGEIYLDGKAGNDDNDGKSTATAVKTFAKAKELASDDLNIKNIYISGTVDLEGDISLKGTNAKVYRASDYNNYLFRVKKESSSTLTNITINGNSENATDSKESLIEVIGTLNIGENTILENNKIATGENVDRSTKGGAVFVNSGTLNMSSGIIKNNNATFGGGVSVQKRGTFNFTGGVIENNEALSGLVTKSSTNYAASGGGICVDNVGVLNISGNAVVQNNYSQETGGGIAIGSQGATTDGNNTLNMDGGTIDSNESGACGGGIFIQAGYSSYRNKAYINSGRITNNTMQGTGKMNHAFGGGGIYVNGFGPGFNFYNGELYLRNAIVTDNYSDFDGAGYASCPVSLTKVYVTNGVALYGNNASELGNEVYIYSNTNPKEYGGHAGNPEYEIADRMLGGNPYRWQNEDNSFLKLEDHKGTLTEHDQKLALHTAEQANDLAKKLGKVIISGNKSATRGGGIGSNGTVTFGVENDLTEIAVSKVWDDNNNKDKTRPESIEVQLIAKLKGSNEEFVVETRTIDAKAEWKTVFKNLPKENNGVELEYSVKEKDITGYDSKISGNAEDGFTIENKPTPTTTTTTTEATTSTSTTEVTTSTTTTEPTTSSTTGTTAPTTSGTKPVSSPTTTPKVPPTTGERVEISMGVSLLLLAVAGAMLAVRKRRED; translated from the coding sequence ATGAGTAAGATTAAAAAGTACAGTTTGATTTCTGTCATATCTGTTGTCTTGGGTTTATTGCTAGTTTTTGGCAGTACTACTCTTAATGCAGAGGCTCAAGGTACAGCAGAAGCTTTTGGTGAAATTTATCTAGATGGCAAAGCAGGAAATGATGATAATGATGGTAAAAGTACAGCCACTGCGGTCAAGACTTTTGCTAAAGCTAAAGAGTTGGCAAGCGATGATTTAAATATAAAAAATATCTATATTTCTGGGACTGTTGATTTAGAAGGTGATATATCTCTAAAAGGAACTAATGCTAAGGTTTATAGAGCAAGTGATTATAATAATTATCTTTTTAGAGTTAAGAAAGAAAGTAGTTCTACATTAACTAATATCACAATAAATGGTAATAGTGAAAATGCAACAGACAGTAAAGAATCTCTTATAGAGGTAATAGGAACATTAAATATAGGTGAAAATACAATTTTAGAAAATAATAAAATTGCTACTGGTGAGAATGTTGACAGATCTACCAAGGGTGGAGCTGTTTTTGTAAATTCTGGTACTTTGAATATGAGTTCAGGTATCATAAAAAACAATAATGCTACATTTGGTGGTGGTGTATCTGTCCAAAAAAGAGGCACATTTAACTTTACAGGTGGTGTGATTGAGAATAATGAAGCTCTATCTGGGTTAGTAACAAAAAGCTCAACAAACTATGCTGCTTCCGGTGGTGGAATATGTGTCGATAATGTAGGGGTTCTTAATATTTCAGGCAATGCTGTAGTGCAAAATAATTATTCTCAAGAAACTGGTGGTGGAATTGCCATAGGTTCTCAAGGTGCTACTACAGATGGAAATAATACACTAAACATGGATGGTGGAACTATAGACTCTAATGAATCTGGTGCTTGTGGTGGTGGAATATTCATACAAGCAGGATATTCTAGCTATAGGAATAAAGCATATATAAATTCTGGTCGAATTACTAATAACACTATGCAAGGCACTGGTAAAATGAATCATGCTTTTGGTGGTGGAGGTATTTATGTTAATGGGTTTGGACCTGGATTTAATTTTTATAATGGAGAACTATATTTAAGAAATGCTATAGTTACAGATAACTATTCTGATTTTGATGGAGCAGGGTATGCATCTTGTCCTGTATCTTTGACAAAAGTTTATGTAACTAATGGAGTTGCTCTATATGGCAATAATGCAAGTGAATTAGGAAATGAAGTTTATATATATAGTAATACAAATCCTAAAGAATACGGTGGTCATGCAGGTAATCCTGAATATGAAATAGCAGATAGAATGCTTGGTGGAAATCCATATAGATGGCAAAATGAAGATAACTCATTTCTTAAACTAGAAGATCATAAAGGAACATTAACAGAACATGATCAGAAGTTGGCTTTACACACAGCAGAACAAGCAAATGATCTAGCAAAAAAACTAGGCAAAGTAATTATCTCTGGAAATAAATCAGCAACCAGAGGTGGTGGTATTGGATCTAACGGTACTGTAACATTTGGTGTAGAAAATGACTTAACTGAAATAGCAGTAAGTAAAGTCTGGGATGATAATAACAATAAAGATAAAACTAGACCAGAATCTATCGAAGTTCAGTTGATAGCTAAACTAAAAGGTTCAAATGAAGAATTTGTTGTAGAAACAAGAACAATAGATGCAAAAGCAGAATGGAAAACTGTATTTAAAAATCTTCCAAAAGAAAATAATGGAGTAGAACTAGAGTACTCTGTAAAAGAAAAAGACATCACAGGATACGATAGTAAAATTAGTGGAAATGCAGAAGATGGATTTACCATTGAAAATAAACCTACTCCAACTACTACAACAACCACTACTGAAGCAACAACTTCAACATCTACAACAGAGGTAACAACCTCAACTACAACCACAGAACCTACTACAAGCTCTACAACTGGCACAACTGCTCCGACAACAAGTGGTACAAAACCTGTAAGCAGTCCTACAACTACTCCAAAAGTACCACCAACCACAGGTGAGAGAGTAGAGATATCAATGGGAGTATCATTACTCTTATTAGCAGTAGCAGGAGCGATGTTAGCAGTTAGAAAAAGACGTGAAGATTAA
- the cobS gene encoding adenosylcobinamide-GDP ribazoletransferase codes for MLDGFMVYLLFFTRIPIKYEFKDFEKTFKNSIWFLPIFGLIYGGLLGIIFGLSLFLLKSLEISVVILIVMDAMISGALHFDGLADTADGLFSGRSPERMKEIMRDSRIGSFGTVALISYVMLFFFALKELLTQLFMPNAIVQLGNIIPAAIYVAGIYMVSKAGMAFMHWNYKYANEQGQGKISENIPKYQIIISQVLSLVIMPLIFSWKAIVAYLITCLVLYGYKLFVHKKINGMTGDTLGATCQIVNVVFVLALLIINNVINYIHLIL; via the coding sequence ATGCTAGATGGTTTCATGGTATATCTACTGTTTTTTACTAGAATACCTATAAAATATGAATTTAAAGATTTTGAGAAAACTTTTAAAAATAGTATATGGTTCTTGCCGATTTTTGGTCTGATCTATGGTGGCTTGCTGGGAATTATTTTTGGATTGAGTTTATTTTTATTGAAGTCATTAGAAATTTCTGTAGTTATTTTAATTGTAATGGATGCGATGATTTCCGGAGCTTTGCATTTTGATGGTTTAGCTGACACTGCTGATGGTTTGTTCTCAGGTAGAAGTCCAGAAAGAATGAAAGAGATTATGCGAGATTCTAGGATAGGTAGTTTCGGTACAGTTGCTCTTATATCCTATGTTATGTTGTTTTTCTTTGCTTTAAAAGAACTTCTAACTCAATTATTTATGCCAAATGCTATTGTTCAACTAGGAAATATTATTCCAGCTGCTATATATGTTGCCGGTATTTATATGGTATCTAAAGCAGGTATGGCTTTTATGCACTGGAATTACAAGTATGCTAACGAGCAGGGACAAGGTAAAATTTCTGAAAATATCCCTAAATATCAGATAATAATCTCTCAAGTTTTAAGCTTAGTAATAATGCCCCTAATATTCTCATGGAAAGCAATAGTTGCATATCTAATTACTTGTCTAGTATTGTACGGTTATAAATTATTCGTGCACAAAAAGATTAATGGAATGACTGGAGATACTCTGGGTGCTACATGTCAGATTGTTAATGTTGTCTTTGTTTTAGCCTTATTAATAATCAATAATGTGATTAATTATATTCACTTGATTTTATAA